From the genome of Solidesulfovibrio carbinolicus, one region includes:
- a CDS encoding acyltransferase family protein: MTPGRDLRFLEAARTLAMAVVVWSHASNTVFFREGDFSATPLFTSCLVTFAVPTFFCISGYLLALFAPAGGDQAARPLRQIKKILPLFLAWNALTLIVLRLAYGMPLFSPTALADLATGPAQLYYLFALLQLLALTALAAPFASPARERVWLAAGAATTLGFYLASTLALHLSPPASHAFELVAIKIGPVWLGFFGLGGWLARNPQHLDALARRWPLFTALAVCAFIIYWADVDAQARSLGANYRQYFLLSGLAFQLAGCLALLGGCRAAEARAGRLFTLLAETGRDTLGIYLAHYVLVLLFYAAVPAPVAPAHRLPLGAAAMAVSFGGSLALTRLARRHGGAVWARVLFGV; the protein is encoded by the coding sequence GTGACGCCCGGCCGCGACCTGCGCTTCCTGGAAGCCGCCCGCACCCTGGCCATGGCCGTGGTGGTCTGGTCCCATGCCAGCAACACGGTCTTTTTCCGGGAAGGCGACTTTTCAGCCACGCCGCTTTTCACCTCCTGTCTGGTCACCTTCGCCGTGCCCACGTTTTTTTGCATCTCGGGCTACCTGCTCGCCCTGTTCGCCCCGGCCGGCGGCGACCAGGCCGCCCGGCCCCTGCGCCAGATCAAAAAAATCCTGCCGCTGTTCCTGGCCTGGAACGCTCTGACGCTTATCGTCCTGCGCCTGGCCTACGGCATGCCGCTTTTTTCGCCGACCGCCCTGGCCGATCTGGCCACCGGCCCGGCCCAGCTCTATTATCTGTTCGCCCTGCTCCAGCTCCTGGCGCTCACCGCCCTGGCCGCGCCCTTTGCCTCCCCCGCCCGGGAGCGCGTCTGGCTCGCGGCCGGCGCGGCCACGACCCTGGGTTTTTACCTCGCCTCCACCCTGGCCCTGCACCTGTCCCCGCCGGCCAGCCACGCCTTCGAGCTCGTCGCCATCAAGATCGGCCCGGTCTGGCTGGGCTTTTTTGGCCTGGGCGGCTGGTTGGCCCGAAATCCCCAACACCTTGACGCCCTCGCCCGGCGCTGGCCGCTTTTCACCGCCCTGGCCGTGTGCGCCTTCATCATTTACTGGGCCGACGTGGACGCCCAGGCCCGGTCCCTTGGGGCCAACTACCGCCAATACTTCCTGCTCTCCGGGCTGGCCTTCCAACTCGCCGGCTGCCTGGCCCTGCTCGGCGGCTGCCGGGCGGCCGAAGCTCGTGCCGGCCGGCTGTTCACCCTCCTGGCCGAAACCGGCCGCGACACCCTGGGCATCTACCTCGCCCACTACGTCCTGGTGCTGCTCTTCTACGCCGCCGTCCCGGCCCCGGTGGCCCCGGCCCATCGCCTGCCCCTGGGCGCGGCGGCCATGGCCGTGTCCTTCGGCGGCTCCCTGGCGCTGACCCGCCTGGCCCGCCGCCACGGCGGCGCGGTTTGGGCGAGGGTGCTGTTTGGAGTGTAG
- a CDS encoding dissimilatory sulfite reductase D family protein — MPSEKEQVLEFLTGKTGKSKFYFSDFCKIFPDKKQREVKKILTELVNEGKLEFWSSGSTTMYGMTGAGKQKAEEE, encoded by the coding sequence ATGCCTTCCGAGAAAGAGCAAGTTCTCGAGTTCCTCACGGGGAAGACGGGCAAGTCCAAGTTTTACTTCAGCGATTTCTGCAAGATCTTCCCGGACAAAAAGCAGCGCGAAGTGAAAAAGATCCTCACCGAGCTGGTCAACGAGGGCAAGCTGGAATTCTGGTCCAGCGGCTCCACCACCATGTACGGCATGACCGGCGCCGGCAAGCAGAAGGCCGAGGAAGAATAG
- a CDS encoding cobyrinate a,c-diamide synthase, which produces MNYRPRLVLAGLSGGAGKTILSLGVCRALAQTGLRVRPFKKGPDYIDAAWLGLAAGRDATNLDPFLLPPERIPSLFLEKSDGCDVSIVEGNRGLFDGMDVAGSCSTAALARSLAAPVVLILDATKMTRTAAAIVAGVAAFEPGLNLAGVVLNRTAGPRHRDILREAIETLAHVPVLGQLPKIAENPIPERHMGLVSNREHDAVDPILDGIAKIVADHVDLDRLLAIAQSAPDLPDSLPPVCSASTAAAGQPAIGVVRDAALWFYYPENLEALERAGARLVPVSILDDAPWPELDGLYLGGGFPETHVESIAASAATRERVRRLSRDGLPIYAECGGFMYLCQGLDVAGTVHPMAGVFPVTTTLCARPQGLGYSLAAVVRDNPFHPVGTVLRGHEFHYSKCQAAIGSCPGDVPPLPGPEAFALVMERGVGMLAGLDGLVTANTFAAYTHIHADGAPHWAPNFVAAASAYRTRGEKKK; this is translated from the coding sequence GTGAACTATCGTCCGCGTCTGGTCCTGGCCGGACTCTCCGGGGGGGCCGGGAAAACCATCCTCTCCCTCGGCGTCTGCCGGGCCCTGGCCCAGACAGGTCTTCGCGTCCGTCCGTTCAAAAAGGGTCCGGATTACATTGACGCCGCCTGGCTCGGCCTCGCCGCCGGCCGCGACGCCACCAATCTGGACCCTTTTCTCTTGCCTCCCGAACGCATCCCCTCCCTTTTCCTCGAAAAATCCGACGGCTGCGACGTCAGTATCGTCGAAGGCAACCGCGGCCTCTTTGACGGCATGGACGTGGCCGGCTCCTGCTCCACCGCTGCCTTGGCCCGAAGCCTGGCCGCCCCCGTGGTCCTCATCCTCGACGCCACCAAGATGACCCGCACCGCCGCCGCCATCGTGGCCGGCGTGGCCGCCTTCGAACCCGGCCTCAATCTGGCCGGCGTGGTCTTAAACCGCACCGCCGGCCCGCGCCACCGCGACATCCTGCGCGAAGCCATCGAAACCCTGGCCCACGTGCCGGTCCTGGGCCAGCTGCCCAAGATCGCCGAGAATCCCATCCCCGAACGCCACATGGGGCTGGTCTCCAACCGCGAACACGACGCCGTGGACCCCATCCTCGACGGTATCGCCAAGATCGTGGCCGACCACGTGGACCTGGACCGCCTGCTGGCCATCGCCCAAAGCGCCCCGGACCTGCCGGACAGCCTGCCGCCGGTCTGCTCGGCCTCTACCGCCGCTGCCGGCCAACCGGCCATCGGTGTGGTGCGCGACGCCGCCCTGTGGTTTTATTACCCGGAAAATCTCGAAGCCCTGGAGCGGGCCGGCGCGCGCCTCGTCCCGGTCAGCATCCTGGACGACGCGCCCTGGCCGGAACTCGACGGCCTCTACCTCGGCGGCGGTTTCCCCGAAACCCACGTCGAGTCCATCGCCGCCAGCGCCGCCACCCGCGAGCGGGTGCGCCGGCTGTCCCGGGACGGCCTGCCTATCTATGCCGAGTGCGGCGGCTTCATGTACCTGTGCCAGGGACTCGACGTGGCCGGCACGGTCCATCCCATGGCCGGCGTCTTTCCCGTGACCACCACCCTGTGCGCCCGGCCCCAGGGCCTGGGCTACAGCCTGGCCGCCGTGGTGCGCGACAATCCCTTCCATCCCGTGGGCACGGTGCTGCGCGGCCACGAGTTCCACTACTCCAAATGCCAGGCGGCCATCGGCTCCTGCCCCGGTGACGTCCCCCCCTTGCCCGGCCCCGAAGCCTTCGCCCTGGTCATGGAACGCGGCGTAGGCATGTTGGCCGGCCTGGACGGCCTGGTAACGGCCAACACCTTCGCCGCCTACACCCACATCCACGCCGACGGCGCGCCCCACTGGGCCCCCAATTTCGTCGCCGCTGCCAGCGCTTACCGCACGCGGGGCGAGAAGAAGAAGTAA
- a CDS encoding YkgJ family cysteine cluster protein encodes MSHFPAMDDTPAHTPAALSDTPAACRRCGRCCRLGGPALHAADLPLLRAGRLTLADLVTLRRGEGVTDNVAGRVGPSPTELVKLRPASGGRACLFYRDPPACAIHDASPLECRTLFCDAPQALAALYAKDRLTRADILAPGPLAELCAHHDAETDLTRLAAVCRAAAAGDDAAREAARAALRFDAAMRELLPARLGVAPQTLPFHLGRPLAQALPALRAAAAPAALYKRRP; translated from the coding sequence TTGTCCCATTTCCCGGCCATGGACGACACCCCAGCCCATACCCCGGCCGCCCTCTCCGACACACCCGCCGCCTGCCGCCGCTGCGGCCGCTGCTGCCGTCTGGGCGGTCCGGCCCTGCACGCCGCCGACCTGCCCCTGCTGCGCGCCGGACGTCTGACCCTGGCCGACCTCGTCACCTTGCGGCGCGGCGAAGGCGTCACGGACAACGTCGCCGGCCGGGTCGGCCCCTCGCCGACCGAGCTCGTGAAGCTGCGCCCGGCTTCGGGCGGCCGGGCTTGCCTGTTCTACCGCGACCCGCCGGCCTGCGCCATTCACGACGCCTCGCCCCTGGAGTGCCGGACCCTTTTTTGCGACGCCCCCCAGGCCCTGGCCGCCCTCTACGCCAAGGACCGCCTGACCCGGGCCGACATCCTCGCCCCCGGCCCCCTGGCCGAGCTGTGCGCCCACCACGACGCCGAAACGGACCTCACGCGCCTGGCCGCCGTGTGCCGGGCCGCCGCCGCCGGCGACGACGCCGCCCGGGAGGCCGCCCGGGCGGCCCTGCGCTTCGACGCCGCCATGCGCGAACTGCTCCCGGCCCGCCTGGGCGTCGCCCCCCAGACCCTGCCCTTCCACCTCGGCCGGCCCCTGGCCCAGGCCCTGCCGGCCCTGCGCGCCGCCGCCGCCCCGGCCGCCCTTTACAAGCGCCGGCCATAG
- the dsrB gene encoding dissimilatory-type sulfite reductase subunit beta — MAFISSGYNPDKPMENRITDIGPRHFEEFYPPVIKKNKGQWDYHEIVKPGVLKHVGLSGDVVYTVRVGAARLMSVTHIREICEIAEKHCGGHLRFTTRNNVEFMVETEAAVEGLLADLASRKFAGGSQKFPVGGTGACVSNIVHTQGYAHCHTPATDASGPVKAVMDEMFEYFQTMTLPAMVRISLACCLNMCGAVHCSDIGIVGIHRKPPIVEHDRLDNICEVPLAVSACPTGAIKPAKVEIDGKKVNSVAVNASRCMYCGNCYTMCPAMPLASGEGDGIVLMVGGKVSNRISMPKFSKVVVAFIPNEPPRWPTLTKMIKQIVEVYAKEARKYERLGEWAERIGWEKFFELCDLEFTHHCIDDFRDPAYYTWRQSTQFKFTKHVEA, encoded by the coding sequence ATGGCATTCATCTCTTCCGGATACAATCCCGACAAGCCCATGGAAAACCGGATCACGGATATTGGTCCTCGTCATTTCGAGGAGTTCTATCCGCCGGTCATCAAAAAGAACAAAGGTCAGTGGGACTACCACGAGATCGTCAAACCCGGCGTGCTCAAGCACGTCGGCCTGTCCGGCGACGTGGTCTACACCGTGCGCGTCGGCGCTGCCCGCCTCATGAGCGTCACGCACATCCGCGAGATCTGCGAGATCGCCGAGAAGCACTGCGGCGGCCACCTGCGCTTCACCACGCGTAACAACGTGGAATTCATGGTCGAGACCGAAGCCGCCGTGGAAGGCCTGCTGGCCGATCTGGCTTCCCGCAAGTTCGCTGGCGGCAGCCAGAAGTTCCCGGTCGGCGGCACCGGCGCTTGCGTCTCCAACATCGTCCACACCCAGGGTTACGCCCACTGCCACACCCCGGCCACCGACGCCTCCGGCCCGGTCAAGGCCGTCATGGACGAGATGTTCGAGTACTTCCAGACCATGACCCTGCCGGCCATGGTGCGCATCTCCCTGGCCTGCTGCCTCAACATGTGCGGCGCGGTCCACTGCTCCGACATCGGCATCGTCGGCATCCACCGCAAGCCCCCCATCGTCGAGCACGACCGCCTGGACAACATCTGCGAAGTGCCCCTGGCCGTTTCCGCCTGCCCCACCGGCGCCATCAAGCCGGCCAAGGTTGAAATCGACGGCAAGAAGGTCAACTCCGTTGCGGTCAACGCCTCGCGCTGCATGTACTGCGGCAACTGCTACACCATGTGCCCGGCCATGCCGCTCGCTTCCGGCGAGGGCGACGGCATCGTGCTCATGGTCGGCGGCAAGGTGTCCAACCGCATCTCCATGCCGAAGTTCTCCAAGGTCGTCGTGGCCTTTATCCCCAACGAGCCGCCCCGCTGGCCGACGCTGACCAAGATGATCAAGCAGATCGTCGAAGTGTACGCCAAGGAAGCCCGCAAGTACGAGCGCCTGGGCGAATGGGCCGAGCGCATCGGCTGGGAAAAGTTCTTCGAGCTGTGCGATCTGGAGTTCACCCACCACTGCATCGACGACTTCCGTGATCCGGCCTACTACACGTGGCGCCAGAGCACCCAGTTCAAGTTCACGAAGCACGTCGAAGCCTAG
- a CDS encoding TolC family protein, producing MTAAAKRPHLLLVMGLILSVFTATSAFAQNGSGSNDRVAKRYAIQQTQDGYGPPPITDPSLETKVEKIPLPDFVKEKQTDPAAPKAGGAAQAGDGQSFDMQQSAQRGLDANPQMQSARAQLTGSEDLRRQALANFGPVGTVSYSFQRVDAQVVGSTSLNIPANQIINATQGTNLSTTRTSSTRVGTWQNTYQLQLVATQPLFTGFKLLSSYQKAALTKEQAQANIKYTELTLVKAVQQAFLTLLQARANVSSNKDSVARLESQYKVAQAYYDVGLKPRLDVLQAESDLAQAEQDLLKAENNVLVQIAQLNSLLNLPLNQQTNYLGELAYIPFAMNIEDCLDLAYKQRPDLYMAVKSVQIAERDAKIAASPLYPQVQAQAIYQREGNTLDLDVRDNSGGTVPETTSFGITASLQAWDWGSTFFGFQAARENVKKLQADLAKLRLDIGYQVKTFYLNIQDAAKRISVARTALEASKEGYRMAVARYQAQVGTSTDVLDAQARVSTAEYNLTQALTDYQSALADIYVAMGMKKLDLAAAQ from the coding sequence ATGACCGCAGCAGCGAAACGGCCCCATCTTCTTCTGGTAATGGGCTTGATTCTTTCGGTATTTACGGCCACGTCAGCCTTTGCCCAGAATGGCTCGGGCAGCAATGACCGCGTGGCCAAGCGCTACGCCATCCAGCAGACCCAGGACGGCTACGGGCCGCCGCCCATCACCGACCCGTCGCTGGAAACCAAGGTCGAAAAGATTCCGCTGCCCGATTTCGTCAAGGAAAAGCAGACTGATCCGGCCGCGCCTAAGGCCGGCGGCGCGGCCCAGGCCGGCGACGGACAGAGCTTCGACATGCAGCAAAGCGCCCAGCGTGGCCTGGACGCCAACCCGCAGATGCAGTCCGCCCGCGCCCAGCTGACCGGTTCGGAGGATCTGCGCCGCCAGGCCCTGGCCAACTTCGGGCCGGTGGGCACGGTGAGCTACTCCTTCCAGCGCGTGGACGCCCAGGTCGTGGGTTCGACCAGCCTCAACATCCCCGCCAACCAGATCATCAACGCCACCCAGGGCACGAACTTGTCCACCACCCGCACCTCCTCCACCCGGGTGGGCACCTGGCAGAACACCTACCAGCTGCAGCTGGTGGCCACCCAGCCGCTTTTCACCGGCTTCAAGCTCCTCAGTTCCTACCAGAAGGCCGCCCTGACCAAGGAGCAGGCCCAAGCCAACATCAAGTACACCGAGCTGACCCTGGTCAAGGCCGTGCAGCAGGCTTTCCTGACCCTGCTCCAGGCCCGAGCCAACGTGTCATCCAACAAGGACTCGGTGGCCCGCCTCGAATCCCAGTACAAGGTGGCCCAGGCCTACTACGACGTCGGCCTCAAACCCCGCCTGGACGTGTTGCAGGCCGAATCCGACCTGGCCCAGGCCGAACAGGACCTGCTCAAGGCCGAAAACAACGTCCTGGTCCAGATCGCCCAGCTCAATTCGTTGCTGAACCTGCCGCTCAATCAGCAGACCAACTATCTGGGCGAGCTGGCCTACATTCCCTTTGCCATGAACATCGAGGACTGCCTCGATCTGGCCTACAAGCAGCGCCCGGACCTCTACATGGCCGTCAAATCGGTGCAGATCGCCGAGCGCGACGCCAAGATCGCAGCCAGCCCGCTGTATCCCCAGGTCCAGGCCCAGGCCATCTACCAGCGCGAGGGCAACACCCTTGACCTCGACGTGCGCGACAATTCCGGCGGCACCGTCCCGGAAACCACGTCTTTTGGCATCACCGCCTCCTTGCAGGCCTGGGACTGGGGTTCGACCTTCTTCGGCTTCCAGGCGGCCCGGGAAAACGTGAAAAAACTGCAGGCCGATCTGGCCAAGCTGCGCCTGGACATCGGCTATCAGGTCAAGACCTTCTATCTCAACATCCAGGACGCGGCCAAGCGCATCTCGGTGGCCCGCACGGCCCTGGAGGCGTCCAAGGAAGGCTACCGCATGGCCGTGGCCCGTTACCAGGCCCAGGTCGGCACCAGCACCGACGTGCTCGACGCCCAGGCCCGGGTGAGCACCGCCGAGTACAACCTGACCCAGGCGTTGACCGACTACCAAAGCGCCCTGGCCGACATCTACGTGGCCATGGGCATGAAGAAGCTCGATCTGGCCGCCGCCCAGTAG
- the polA gene encoding DNA polymerase I, translating to MSLANRLGFSQTPLFLVDGSAYIYRGYHAFRDLARSDGFPTSALFMIFRLLFKILKEQEPRHLVFFLDGKGPTFRSNIYAAYKANREAMPEPLARQLEPLRQGLGLLGVPVIIPQGAEADDGIASLAARFSSNLPVVIVGADKDLKQCLSDRVVLYDPSGKAEKITTLADFTADCGIAPASWPDLQALVGDTSDNIPGIPGVGPKTALDILRQLPTLEAVRDGLDTIKPKVRDKIVPLMDELFIYRELTRLKTDILPDTGLDDARLGAPDAKALREFLLAYELRNLARDIPGQPPAAAGSATSAAPAASAGPRAAQLSLFDAPRPDVAQSAGTLSAPPAAVPAPVAFTPLDELPDPAGRQLALVPLETGYSLSYGPDEYGIDPTPDALAAFLARADRAAVPSVKALLSASPAFAAVPLVVWFDLGLAAYLLNPESRAYAFDRLRDSLFADPSVDTEGVSPTDNARAAALLADVLAARLETAGLSRLVAELEMPLVPVLVAMERAGIGIDKAAFAAFADEVAGRLAILETDIAALAGKPFNPRSSQQLGEILYTDLGLKAHGKTPGGAASTSQDALERLAGAHPLVDRILEFRKLEKLRSTYLAPMPALADRDSRIHTTLNNMATATGRLSSSNPNLQNIPIRGEFGRRMRDCFTAGPGNRLVAADYSQIELRVLAHLSGEPALLDAFAHGADIHARTASILFDKPEETVAPDERRQAKTINFGLLYGMGPQKLSRDLGIKLDAAKAFIARYFERLPGLSAFYEGIVEAAKRDGFVTTLAGRRRLLPDIGSANSQLSSQARRQAINTVVQGGAADIIKMAMLAAADDTELAGLGAVLVLQIHDELLLETPEAAAKEAGARLAGLMTGVISLAVPLEVDWGTGRTWGEAH from the coding sequence ATGTCCCTGGCCAATCGGCTCGGTTTTTCCCAAACGCCCCTTTTTCTCGTGGACGGCAGCGCCTACATCTACCGGGGCTACCATGCCTTTCGCGACCTGGCCCGGTCCGACGGCTTCCCGACCAGCGCCTTGTTTATGATTTTTCGACTCCTGTTCAAGATTCTCAAAGAACAGGAGCCGCGCCATCTGGTCTTCTTCCTCGACGGCAAGGGGCCGACCTTCCGCAGCAACATCTATGCCGCCTACAAAGCCAACCGCGAGGCCATGCCCGAACCCCTGGCCCGCCAGCTTGAGCCCCTGCGCCAGGGCCTCGGCCTGCTTGGCGTGCCGGTCATCATCCCCCAGGGAGCCGAGGCCGACGACGGCATCGCCAGCCTGGCCGCCCGGTTCTCGTCGAATCTGCCCGTGGTCATCGTCGGTGCGGACAAGGACCTCAAACAGTGCTTAAGCGACCGGGTGGTCCTCTACGATCCCTCGGGCAAGGCCGAAAAAATCACCACCCTGGCCGATTTCACCGCCGACTGCGGCATCGCCCCGGCTTCCTGGCCCGACCTGCAAGCCCTGGTCGGCGACACCAGCGACAACATCCCCGGTATCCCCGGGGTCGGCCCCAAAACGGCCCTGGACATCCTGCGCCAGCTGCCCACCCTGGAAGCGGTGCGCGACGGCCTGGACACGATCAAGCCGAAAGTGCGCGACAAGATCGTCCCCCTTATGGACGAGCTTTTCATCTACCGGGAACTCACACGCCTGAAAACCGACATCCTGCCGGACACGGGCCTTGACGACGCCCGGCTTGGCGCACCCGACGCCAAGGCCCTGCGCGAATTCCTGCTGGCTTATGAGCTGCGTAATCTGGCCCGGGACATCCCCGGCCAACCGCCGGCCGCGGCCGGATCGGCCACGTCGGCCGCGCCGGCCGCGTCGGCCGGACCACGCGCGGCCCAGCTGTCGCTTTTTGATGCCCCACGGCCGGACGTTGCCCAGTCCGCAGGCACCTTGTCTGCCCCCCCCGCCGCCGTGCCGGCCCCGGTCGCCTTCACCCCCCTGGACGAACTGCCTGACCCGGCCGGCAGGCAACTGGCCCTGGTCCCCCTGGAAACAGGCTACAGCCTGTCCTACGGCCCGGATGAATACGGCATTGATCCCACGCCCGACGCCTTGGCCGCCTTCCTGGCCCGGGCCGACCGGGCGGCCGTGCCCTCGGTCAAGGCCCTTTTGTCCGCCAGCCCGGCTTTTGCCGCCGTGCCCCTGGTCGTCTGGTTCGACCTGGGACTGGCCGCCTATCTGCTCAATCCCGAGAGCCGGGCCTACGCCTTTGACCGGCTGCGCGACAGCCTGTTTGCCGACCCTTCCGTGGACACCGAGGGCGTGTCCCCCACGGACAACGCCCGGGCGGCCGCCCTTTTGGCCGACGTTCTGGCCGCCCGGCTGGAAACGGCCGGCCTGTCCAGGCTGGTGGCCGAACTGGAAATGCCGCTGGTTCCGGTGCTCGTGGCCATGGAACGGGCCGGCATCGGCATCGACAAGGCGGCCTTTGCCGCCTTTGCCGACGAGGTCGCCGGCCGGCTGGCGATCCTGGAAACCGACATCGCGGCCCTGGCCGGCAAGCCGTTTAATCCGCGCTCCAGCCAGCAGCTGGGCGAGATCCTCTACACCGACCTGGGGCTCAAGGCCCACGGCAAGACCCCGGGCGGCGCGGCCTCGACCTCCCAGGACGCCCTGGAACGCCTGGCCGGGGCGCACCCGCTGGTGGACCGCATCCTGGAATTCCGCAAGCTCGAAAAACTCAGGTCCACCTACCTCGCCCCCATGCCGGCCCTGGCCGACAGGGACTCACGCATCCATACGACGCTTAACAACATGGCCACGGCCACCGGCCGGCTCTCCAGCTCCAATCCCAATCTCCAAAACATCCCCATCCGCGGCGAATTCGGCCGGCGGATGCGCGACTGCTTCACGGCCGGTCCGGGCAACCGGCTTGTGGCCGCCGACTATTCCCAGATCGAGCTGCGGGTGCTGGCCCATCTGTCCGGCGAACCGGCACTGCTGGACGCCTTTGCCCACGGAGCCGACATCCATGCCCGCACGGCTTCGATCCTTTTCGACAAACCCGAGGAGACCGTGGCCCCGGACGAACGCCGGCAAGCCAAGACCATCAACTTCGGCCTGCTCTACGGCATGGGACCGCAAAAGCTGTCCCGCGACCTCGGCATCAAGCTCGACGCGGCCAAGGCTTTCATTGCCCGCTACTTTGAGCGTCTGCCCGGGCTGTCCGCCTTTTACGAAGGCATTGTCGAGGCGGCCAAGCGCGACGGCTTCGTCACAACCCTGGCAGGGCGGCGGCGGCTGTTGCCCGACATCGGCTCGGCCAACAGCCAGCTGTCCTCCCAGGCCCGGCGGCAGGCCATCAACACCGTGGTCCAGGGCGGCGCGGCCGACATCATCAAAATGGCCATGCTGGCCGCTGCCGACGACACCGAACTGGCCGGCCTGGGGGCGGTGCTCGTGCTCCAGATCCACGACGAACTGCTGCTGGAAACGCCCGAGGCGGCGGCCAAGGAAGCCGGAGCCCGGCTGGCCGGCCTCATGACGGGCGTGATTTCCCTGGCCGTGCCCCTGGAAGTGGACTGGGGGACCGGGCGCACCTGGGGCGAGGCCCACTGA
- the dsrA gene encoding dissimilatory-type sulfite reductase subunit alpha, with translation MAKHQTPLLDQLETGPWPSFVSDIKQEAAHRAANPDGLDYQVPVDCPDDLLGVLELSFKDKETHWKHGGIVGVFGYGGGVIGRYCDQPEMFPGVAHFHTVRLAQPSGKYYTADYLRGIMDIWDLRGSGLTNMHGSTGDIVLLGTTTPQLEEIFFDVTHKMNTDLGGSGGNLRTPADCLGSSRCEFACYDTQDLCHTLTNDYQDELHRPAFPYKFKFKFDGCPNGCVASIARSDFSVIGTWKDDIRIDQDRVKAYVAGEFKPGGGSHSGRDWGKFDIVAEVVDRCPTGCMSYDGAKLSIDNANCTRCMHCINTMPAAVKIGAETGASILLGAKAPILDGAQMSSLLVPFVVVENPYDEIKEVIENIWDWWMEEGKNRERVGETMKRLSFQKLLEVTNIKAMPQHVKEPRSNPYIFFKEEEVPGGFAHDEKAYRQRHMR, from the coding sequence ATGGCGAAACACCAAACCCCCTTGTTGGACCAGCTCGAAACTGGGCCCTGGCCCAGCTTCGTGTCCGACATCAAGCAGGAGGCCGCTCACCGGGCCGCCAACCCCGACGGCCTGGACTATCAGGTCCCCGTTGACTGCCCCGACGATCTGCTCGGCGTTCTGGAACTCTCCTTCAAGGACAAAGAGACCCACTGGAAGCACGGCGGCATCGTCGGCGTGTTCGGTTACGGCGGCGGCGTCATCGGCCGTTACTGCGACCAGCCCGAAATGTTCCCCGGCGTCGCGCACTTCCACACCGTGCGTCTGGCCCAGCCCTCCGGCAAGTACTACACCGCCGATTACCTGCGCGGCATCATGGACATCTGGGACCTGCGCGGTTCCGGCCTGACCAACATGCACGGCTCCACCGGTGACATCGTGCTGCTGGGCACCACCACCCCGCAGCTGGAAGAAATTTTCTTCGACGTCACCCACAAGATGAACACCGACCTCGGCGGCTCGGGCGGCAACCTGCGCACCCCGGCCGACTGCCTGGGCTCCTCGCGCTGCGAATTCGCCTGCTACGACACCCAGGATCTGTGCCACACCCTGACCAACGACTATCAGGACGAGCTGCACCGCCCGGCCTTCCCCTACAAGTTCAAGTTCAAGTTCGACGGCTGCCCCAACGGCTGCGTCGCTTCCATCGCCCGTTCCGACTTCTCGGTCATCGGCACCTGGAAGGACGACATCCGCATCGACCAGGACCGCGTGAAAGCCTACGTTGCCGGCGAGTTCAAGCCGGGCGGCGGCTCCCACTCCGGCCGCGACTGGGGCAAGTTCGACATCGTGGCCGAAGTCGTTGATCGCTGCCCCACCGGCTGCATGAGCTACGACGGCGCCAAGCTGTCCATCGACAACGCCAACTGCACCCGCTGCATGCACTGCATCAACACGATGCCCGCTGCCGTGAAGATCGGCGCCGAGACCGGCGCTTCGATCCTGCTGGGCGCCAAGGCCCCCATCCTGGACGGCGCGCAGATGTCCTCCCTGCTCGTTCCCTTCGTCGTGGTGGAGAATCCCTACGACGAGATCAAGGAAGTCATCGAGAACATCTGGGACTGGTGGATGGAAGAAGGCAAGAACCGCGAGCGCGTGGGCGAGACCATGAAGCGTCTCTCCTTCCAGAAGCTGCTTGAGGTCACCAACATCAAGGCCATGCCGCAGCATGTCAAAGAGCCGCGCTCCAACCCGTACATCTTCTTCAAGGAAGAAGAAGTGCCCGGCGGCTTTGCCCATGACGAAAAGGCCTATCGCCAGAGACACATGAGATAA